A genomic segment from Malaclemys terrapin pileata isolate rMalTer1 chromosome 1, rMalTer1.hap1, whole genome shotgun sequence encodes:
- the LUM gene encoding lumican codes for MHLSSLPFLLVLISGIFCYYDYDMGYYPDPDDPYVHSMMGPSTAVCAPECNCPETYPSAMYCDDLKLKSIPVVPAGIKYLYLRNNMIEGIEENTFDNVTDLQWLILDHNHLENSKIKGRVFSKLKSLKKLHINYNNLTEAVGPLANTMDDLQLSHNKITKVSANVLEGLVNLTVFHLQHNQLKTDSVSGALKGLKSLLYLDLSSNQLTKLPKGLPPALLMLYFNNNQITNIPDEYFQGLKALQYLHLSHNRLTDGGIPGNVFNISSLVELDLSFNMLKSIPTVNENLENFYLQVNQINKFPLSSFCKVVGPLTYSRIKHLRLDGNNLTRSDLPQEMYNCLRVAADISLE; via the exons ATGCATCTAAGCTCTCTACCTTTCTTACTGGTATTGATCAGTGGCATTTTCTGCTATTACGACTATGATATGGGATATTATCCAGACCCAGATGACCCTTATGTTCATTCGATGATGGGGCCATCTACAGCGGTCTGTGCCCCAGAATGTAATTGTCCTGAAACCTATCCATCTGCAATGTATTGTGATGACCTCAAATTGAAAAGCATCCCAGTTGTACCTGCTGGAATAAAATACCTTTATCTCCGAAACAATATGATTGAGGGCAttgaagaaaatacatttgacaATGTAACAGACCTGCAGTGGCTGATCTTAGATCACAACCATTTGGAAAATTCAAAAATTAAGGGAAGAGTCTTCTCCAAACTAAAGAGTTTAAAGAAATTGCATATAAATTATAACAATTTGACTGAAGCTGTTGGACCACTTGCCAATACCATGGATGACCTGCAACTTAGTCACAACAAGATCACAAAAGTCAGCGCCAATGTACTGGAGGGGCTGGTGAACCTGACTGTCTTTCACCTACAGCATAACCAGCTGAAAACAGACTCTGTTTCCGGGGCTTTGAAAGGCCTGAAGTCACTTTTATATCTTGACTTGAGCTCCAATCAACTTACAAAGCTACCAAAAGGACTGCCTCCTGCTTTACTCATGCTGTATTTTAACAACAACCAGATCACCAACATTCCTGATGAGTACTTCCAAGGTCTTAAGGCCCTGCAATATTTACATCTGTCTCACAATCGGTTGACAGATGGTGGAATACCAGGCAACGTTTTCAATATCTCCTCCCTAGTTGAGTTGGATCTCTCCTTTAACATGCTGAAGAGCATTCCAACAGTCAATGAGAACCTAGAAAACTTCTATCTCCAAGTCAACCAAATTAACA AGTTCCCACTGAGCAGCTTTTGTAAGGTTGTTGGACCACTAACCTATTCCAGGATCAAACATTTGCGTTTGGATGGAAATAATCTCACTCGATCTGACCTGCCACAGGAAATGTACAACTGTCTCCGTGTAGCTGCTGATATCTCACTGGAGTGA